gctaggaatcctgtggggagtaactctcctcctgactccccaaagtgtgtccaccatctgcaaggcacatgtcaggagtgtgactgAATACTCttgacttgcctggatggatgcagcaccAACAACATTCAGAAGCTTGACActgccatccgggacaaagcagcctgacTGGCAGcctatccaccaccatcaacatttattccctccaccactgacacacagtggcagcagtgtatactgtctacaagatgcactgcagcaacgcaccaaggctccttccacagcaccttccaaacccacgtcctctaccacctagaagtacgagggcagcagatacatgggaacaccaccacctgcaagttctcccacacaccatcctgacttggaactatattgccattcctatcactgggtcaaaatcctggaactcccttcccaatagcactgtgggtgtacctagaccccaaggactgcagtggttcaagaaggaagctcaccaccaccttctcgagggcaatttgatttgggcaataaatgctggcctaaccagcgatgcctgcAACCATtgagcaaattttaaaaaaaaattgtgcctCATTAACCCATCTCATCAATTTACTGCTCTTCTGTCATCCACtcgtgttttgattttttttttcctctctgAATGGGACCTTTTAACAATCTCTtcaggaaactgactgcccttttggcAGAGAGTAAATTTCAATACTTTAGAACTACCATTTTGAAATTGCCCATTTATGAATGTTAAAATGTGCCAATTCTTTTCAAACAAGCATGTATGTTTTATAGTGGCACAATATTGCATGTTGACTTGATTGGTTTGGGGAACAGAAAAGTTTGAAGCTGTTTTTCTATGGCTTTGAAATTTTCTAGCcgtgtatatttaaaaaaaaaaactttttgatGCATTTCTTGAAATTTATTCTAGGACAGTGGAGTAACTCTAAAACAAGTAGCAGATTTGGACATTATTTGTAAGTATTGCTTTCATTTTTTCAGTGCACATTTGGGAATAGCACTTTTTGTAACCAAGTTGCAGCACAACTTTTGCTATTAAATTTAATGCACTCAAACAGACCTTTTTATACTTATTAAAACACAGTAATCTGTTTCCGGTTCGCACTCCTGCAAGATTGCTGGCATTCACATTTGTGTTCTGCttgaagtattttttttttaaatgttaatgttTAAAAGGTGGAAATAGAGGAATATGCACAGAATACAATATGTGAAGAAACCAGttgttttcagaaggattttgatcacTTCAATTTCATGTTTATAGTTTTGATATTGCTAGTTAATGTAAATGTTTAAACGGAAATCCAATGGCTGAGCCATTCAGACCAGCAGGATTCACATTTTACTCTTGCGTCTCTGACGGCTGATTTCACCCTTTTGTGGTAATTATTGAGTTATCACAGTTGGCTTTCGGTCTGGGTTAGATGGAGTGGTGTCCAATGCTGATTTCTGTTCACTAACCCCTGCTAGAAGCAGGCGTGTTTTGGGGTTGATGTTAAATAGCCTATCAACAGTCATTATGTAGCTTTGCAAATGAGGTCTTGTGACTAGGGTCCTCCAGGGCAACTGGTATCCCCATGGAGCCTTACCCAAGCAAGAAGAATCCACTTTTTTGGTGCAGCAAGTTGATGCTGGCAGAAAAAAGGAAATATGATTGGGGAAGGTATCTCATGATAAAGAAAAATATATGGAAGCTGTTTTCTGTTCATTTTAAAGTTTGTAAAATGAAGGTTGTAATTTGTAGGTTTCATCTTTTGTAACCTTTTTGATTATATACAAGTGGCAGTAGTAAAAGGAATGATTGTTACGCTTGCTCCGTATAGTTGTGTGTAGAATTTAATGCTTCGTTACATTCAGAATTGTCGGCCAAGCCAGTGGTCAGGTAATGGTGCCAGAAATAATCAGATTTATTTTATTCATTAAACTTGGGTTTTTTGAACAACTTGCATGTTAAGAAAAAAGGTAGTGTCACAAGCCAATAACTGCTATTTTTTAGCAGAATGATTGAATGCCATTAATAGTCGAAGTGGTGCATCTGTTTTTAATTAATGAAATTTAATGAGAAACTTGTTCGTAGAGTGAGAATATTCATCTGCATACGACTGGTGACTTTAATCAATATGATCAAAGGATGCAAGAAAACTGAGGATACTggaaatcttaaaaaaaaaaaataaccagAAAATGCTGGCGTTACACAAGCTGAGCATCTGAAGCGGATAGGATTACAATCTACAATTTCAACTTCTGATTTTGTTCATAAATGCTTAACTTGGGTTTTATTTTCTCAATTGTGTATATCCAGATAATTGTGCACATCCTCAGAAGAAAAGATGGAGTGCCTATCAAATGTTTAGGTCAGAAGGTGTGTAAATCATTCCCTCTTCTATGTCCATTTCTTTTCACAGTATTTAGCAGTTACTTCCTATATTTTGCAATATGCTGATTTACAATTACATAATTGCTTTTCAGGTGACGAGGAAACAAAGTTATTTGATTTTGGAGACTTCAGAAAGATATTTGAAAGAAATCTCAAAATACTCATTAGAAATGTAAGTTGCACCACTTGAGAAGTGATAAACTGTCTTTAGCGCTCATGCAATCCTCCAGGACATACTTTCTATGTCttgccaagtgcaatgttaagacactacaagctggatgtcatcagcgcAACCTTCCAGGAGGCAGCCTACTAATTGTGTGCCTCTACGCTCACCATCTTATTAAGGATGACTGGCCTCCCGATGCTGTTCAACAAAACTTTGAGTTCAAtgtgtaattccagcattttctttctAATTGGAATTATTTTCAAATCAAATTTTGTCCAATGTTCTGGGTCGTTTGCAGATGTATTTAGTAACCCAAGATCCTGGAACAAGTGGCTGACTGGGTGAAGTTATAACAGATATCTTAAACTGTCACTTTGCTTTTGTAAAGCACAAGGGCTTATATTGTCCTATCAATCTACATTGGTTGTTTATTGGCCCATATCCATTTTGGTTAAAATTATGCTAACTGACTTATTGCAGGTTTTCGATTTTGTAACATTTTTCTATGGATTTTAAATAGTGCTATTAACTATTTTAATTTGAAATCCAATTTATTTTTCCTCCTTTAGATCATGGTCAACGTTTTAGAACATGGGGAAGCAGTTTGGATCCGAATCGCATGGGGCAAACACCACTCCCCACCTAACCAGCAAAGGGCTTCGTATGCAGTGTACTACCCACAGACTCCTTATGTCTTCATGTCTAATCTTGCTGCACAGTATAGAGTGTATGTTTCTCAGGTAAAGGGACACTACTTGGATTTGACCTGTAATCCAGATTATGTTGAGTGGTAGACTGCTGTATGTTTTaatttctctctccttcccccttgcCTTTTATTTAAAAAATCCAACGCTGTGCACCATTTCTGTTCATGTCACTAGATAGCTGTTGGTAAACCAAGAAATCTGTTCACACAGTTCTCTTAAGGTTTTCTTTTTAAACACCTCTCCCAAAGAACACATAAAAGCAAACTAcggatgttagaaatctgaaataaaatggaaaatgctggaaatactcagcaggttaggcagcatctgtgaaaagagaaagagttaacatttcaggtcaatgatctttcatccgaATGCCAAAGAACAGATTTTCTTCCACTGAACTAAGTGATtggttttttaaaaagtaaaaactAAATATAATGAAACCACTAGTTGTGTTCTAACTCTGGTTATTAGATCACCTAGTTTGGTATTGTGTGGGAGACCTGCTACAAATACTGACACTCCTGGGGATACATGATTAATATTCTGACGGCAGTGTCAGGAATGCAGTGTTGTGATTGCAGAAAATGTTAATTGGCATGCTACAACAGGTATCCTGCAAATAAATCAATAGATAGAAAAATAATTGCACTCTCTTGTGGACTTCCAAAGGGCTCAGGGCCCTTACTGAAAAACTTGATCCTAGTTCTTCCTGCATTGCTGTATATGATCtaagaattagattttaagtttaccAAATGGACGTGCTGTGAATGTTCCATTTTGTTCCTTGCTGTCATTTGTTCCTATCCTATTTGTTGAACCCATTTGTGCTCCGCTTTCCTGTGGGTATGAATTTTTAATTACTTTTTTGAAGTTGAAGTAGCTCCAGCTTGGTTCAAGCAACTGAATTCCAATCTTCTAGTTGCTATGCAACTTTGGCATGTATTTGGCTGGGCTGCATTGAACAGTTCGTGCCACTTCTTGCTTAGAATTTGGTTTGGCGCTTATTACGAGGAATCTGTTTAAAAAGGAGTTTCAAATAGTGGTTCTTTCCAAACTTAACTGAATTTGTTTTCCAGGCCCTGGTTGTTGCTACTGAGCATAACATGCTCAAAGAGATGGATCTGCGAGGACATTGTCTGGACTCCCTCCGAGACATCGCTCTTAAAAGATTTAATCCGGTAATATAAAGCACTCTTTTCCCCTCAGCAAAAATGTTTTATTGCAAACTAGAATTGATACTGAGCTGGATTTATTACTTGGAACTTAATGTACCTTTTTTTTttcttcaccccatcccccattatCAGGTGTGAGTCAAAACATTGTAAATGTAGCCCTGGGTTGCACTGATTTCTGCTCTGGAGCAGTGATAGTATTGTCCAAGACCAGGGAGGATGTCCGTTGTCAATTCCCCAGTTTAAGCCACTGTCCAACGGACCTGTTGCTTTCATGAGACACTGCCTGTGTCAGTGTTTACTCTCCATGGAAGCAAACAGTGCGAATCAGATTTTGTCTGCCAAGTTCCCATGTCTTGTtcttccgcacccccccccacccccatcccccaccactgaCAAACCCTCTACTGTCTTGCCTCTCTTCTTCCAGAGATCCTTCTTAgcctttaaaagtttttttttcaagatTCATCGAGCTTTTGGCCACCTCCTACAAAGGGTTGGCAcatgtgccttgggacgtttttctGTGTTTAAGTTGCTATATAAAAGAAGTTCGTGATTACACTAGTGTTGAAGCTTTATTTATGTTCTATTTTAATTTCAGGCACTTTCTGCACATCACAGGAAACCTTTACAACAGCTAAGCACCAGCCAGGAATCTggtatttttattttattatttcaaTGCAGTTACAATCTCATAGGTTGTAACAGCAGTCAAGTGATTTACAAAAGTAGAATGGTAAAACACTCGTGATGGTTTGTTTGAAAAGTGTCTTGCACTAGCTCATAATATGTTGTATTTACTTTTGGCACTTTGGGGAGGGAGGAGTGTGTTACATTTCTGTATTTGTAGGAGCCCTTACCCTCATTCCTGATTGCAGTGCTGTGATTTTATTGTGGAAAATCTAAGTttgtgggtggtggtggtgatgaagGACAGGTTTAGCTAACGTAAACGATAGATTTCTTTACACagactctgtttcttgttagtgggATAGAAGTTTTAATCTAGTAGTAAAATTTATTAAATGCTGCTACTGATGAGCTTGGGCTTAGGGTTAGTTTTGTGTATTGCCAGTCTATTACGAAACAGGTCAGGGATACACAACAGTGGAATGCTACGCATCCATCCATGTCAGTTATCTGTTGAGTACGGTGATTTTATTTTGCAGTGGCCCCATATCTTAGATGCAGCTGTCCCGCATAGTGGTAGCAAGATTAAACTGAAGCCATTAACTAACCTGCTTGTTTCTATGATTTTAAACTGGATATATAGTGTTCTGCTCGATATTTGGAATTATTTGGTTTGTCTGTCATCTAGACAGAATGTTCACTGACATATTTATCtaagcattttcttttttttttcctcccgccccacccccttccctctcaTCCCCATAAGTACAAGATCAGAGAATCACCATAGAAAATCTCAGAGAGAAAGAAGATACCAAAAGGTTAACATCAGCAGCATTTGGTGAAGGGTCACTACCAAAACTGGAAGaggttcattacagggtgtgtaCTGAAtgatgtcagtgtctctctctgattTTGGTGTAGCATGATCATCAATATAATGTATGATGCTTGGCTGTGGGTCTTTCTCAATAGGAAAGCCATGTAACCTTCTGTACAATATACTTTGTATGTAGAATATAACTTCCAGAGATTGTCAGCTTGCCTCAGCGATCTCTTATTTAGTActttcagcacagaaacagatcatttggcCCAACAGTTCTGAAGGTTGTTACTTCAAGCCCCACTCTGGGTACTTGAACAAATAATATTGCATGCAGGGCAGTAATGAGGGTGGGTTGAATCGCCTGAGGCTGgaacagctggggttgttctccatggagcaggggagatttgttagaggtgtacgagattatgacaggcttagataagatggacaaggaaaacctgttcccatttacTGATAGTACAAGGGCTAGTGAACatagaaggttttgggcaagagatgcagggggaatgtgaggaagaacttttttacacagcaagtggtaatggtctggaactcgttgcccatgagggtggtggatgcggaaacaatcaatgatttcaaaaggaaattggatgcgcacttgaaggaaataaacttgcaggatacggggatcaagcggggcagtgggactgatgggattgctccatggagagccggcatggactcaatgggccgaatggctgcctcctatgctgtaaatgacttgtCTTTCAAATGAAAATTTAAATTTAAGGCCCTGTATACCTgcaaataaaagccaaatactgaaaatctgaaataaaaatagaaaatgctggaggtactccggtctggcagcatctttggagagagaaacagagttaacgcttcaggtcgatgacctttcatcagaacctcctCTTCAGGAGGGCACAAAAgtctcccagtgtcttggccaagatGTATTCCTTGACCAACACCACTGCTTTTATTTTGCCAACTTTCTGGTAAggttttaaggtaattggcaaaagtacTGGAGATGAGAcgagttttttttttttgcatagtgagttatgatctggaaagcactgcttaaaagagtggtggaaacatattcaatagtaattttcacaaGGGATTTGAATAAATACTTGGAGGGCATTTTGCTTGGCTGTtgggaagggcaggggagtggatctaattggatagctccttcaaagagctggcatagacaccaGGGACTAAAGGGACTCTTTCTGTGCTGGATCATTCGATGATTCTCTTTCCCCTGCTCCACTGATGAATTTCCTTCTTGCTGGGATGCAGTTGAGCATTTGGATACAATCCTTGGCAGTAAACTATTCACCCTCAGGGACCATTGCAGCCAATTCTGCCCACGTGTGTATTTCCTGCTGGGGTTGATGGGCGATAAGGAGCAGGAATCCTGACCTATACTTCCTGCTTTAGTGCAGCTTGATGAAGAGCCTTTATAAAAGAAAATGACCTCCCTATTTCAATCTGAAAAGTGTTTTTCTGAGAAATGTTATTACTgttgttcatttgccaattatcgcATTTTAATACTATATGTATTCTTTGTCAGTTACAAACTGTCTTTAAGGATGAACACAACGTGGGGATTTTATCAGACAGAAGAAAACCATTCCGATGTGTAGCAAAATTTTCCAGTCCAAATATCCTTGAATCATTGAGAGCGCTTCCAGCACTAGGTAGGTGTATCCTATGTTCATATCCATCACCAGTGTCCGCCTATTTTCTTTTTCCTGTCATTTGTACAATAACCACCTAAGAGTCTAGCTTTATAGTGAAATATTCTAGGACCCTAATTCCTGAGTTGCTCAAGAAAAATTACCTGCTTCTAATGAGAGTGACTTTTCTGCAATGCATCGATGATGTTCTATTGCGGATATCTTATTGAGCTGTTTCTTGCTGGCAGTGAGTTCctctggattttaaaattggtaaaaAGCTCACTTGTAATTTGCTATGTGACTTGTTCAGATTAAGCATAACAGGGCAAAAGTTTGTAGAATATCTAAAATTAAGGTTTGATGGTAGAATTGTAGCTTTAGTTCTGTTATAACCATAACAATTTGTATGTGTTTTTCTTAGGGATTGCTGATGTTCCCATTTCAACCATGTTCAGCAGTATTCCAGAAAAGGGGAAGAATTATTTCAAAATAACAGACAAAAGGACTTTCGGGCCTAATACACCAGCCACTTAGCTCCATAGTCCAAGGACATTCTGTAAATAATTGTATGTTTCCTGTGGAAAACTCTCACCTCTTGTGTACTGTAATGAAGCTTTGGATTTTCCCCATGTCTGCCAAAATTTTTGCACAAGGTGATTGTGGCATTGACATTACTTCCTGAAATTAATCTTAATTATTCAGGAGAAGCAGTTCATATATCCCTTGTGTTGCAgactttaaaaaaataaatcctACACCCTTTGGCATAATTCCTCTTGGGGTAGGGAGTTTATCCATTTGAAGTACTCCTTGTGCAGGAATGGGAGGAATCAAGTTCACTGTGTGATGCCCTGTGCAGTATTAGAGCCCATTGCCACTAATTGTCTAGACTCACAAGTACGTAACAGCTATCCGATGGTACTGTAACTCACCAAGGAGTTAAAGATTTCACTAATAGCTTTGATTAAATGACCCTTGATATTTGCAAGCTCTTCTCTCTTTACAGCAACACCCTGCCATTCTCTTCTCCCCTTTCCACCCCCTGCCCCCAATCAAGTTCATGATATCTCTGAATGCTTGATCTTGTTCTGAAATGAATCTTTAAAACTGTAGTTTTCAAACCGTTTTCTGTGTAGGAGGGCCCCGACAAAAACTAAAACACCTCTATCCCCTGCAATCTTGGTTTACAAAGGATGGAAATATTGTGGTTTTGCAGTTTTGTTTTAAAGTTGGCGTCCCCTTTCAGATGCCAGTTTCAAAAAATTGTTTCACTAGTCTGTGGTGGGCTAACCGcacatttttaaaaagaaatgaaAGCGGTTTTATTCTAGATATTTAACAAATTGCCCCTCAAACTGCTAATGTACCttatttcctttttttttacttttaaaaTATTCTTCTCTTTTTCTTCTAATCCTCTTCCTCCTTCAAGTGTCTCTGATTTTGCGTCTTCCACTATTCGTCTTTTAGAATACCAAAAAACTACTTTTCCCGTTACTAGCTGATTTCTCTTCCATCACATGCCTTATATACTACAATATGGTGAAATTCAAAGTTCTGACAATGTACCAACCAGTCCAGTTTTTTTTATATTGTATTTAAGCAATAGGGCAATGTCATGGATTAATTAATTATGGAATATCCAGTCAAAGCTTCATTTACAGTGAACTTTTAATGTAAACCCAAGTTAATGGGTTAAATGAAGAAATGGTCTGATGTGGGTCTTCACATTTCCAGCCTGCATACTGTCAGCCTCTTGTATTTAACCTATAGGATGTAATCTAATGTTTAATAAATAAATGTCTATTTCAAATCTTCGATTGGGGAAAAATGCAGATCGCCATGTGATTTTTAAAGTGACTACCCTGATATTAGGAagattatatatattttttctcctaAGAGCCTATTGTGCTATTTAGGGTGGGGGAGATGCATCTTCATTTACTCTTGCAATATTCGGAACCAAAACCCACTTATTCCTTAATTAGCAAGAAAGCCAGGctttcagaaatgacttcataatcaAATTTAGGCAAGAATGCTCGAGAGGCTTTTGATTAAAATCCCTGCTTTGAATATCATTTGGACTTTATTTCACTTAGACAAGTTTCACTTACATTTGCCAGGTTGAGTTTTATGCTAGTGATGGCTACCATTATGGGCAGGGCAGTAATGAGAATTTTGCAGGCTTTCTCCACCAAATTAGACTGCACCTCCTATTAGGCCATTGGGCATAACTAATTAACATTGTGCCACATACAAGGTTATTCTGAATGCCTACCTAAGGGAACCATATAGATAAGGGGTTTCATTTTAGTGGAAGGGACATTTGGGGTGCTAAAATGGTCCCGCTCCACTTCAGTTTTAACCATAAAGTTCTGGCATTGGTTAGAATATCTTGGTGAGAAAACTGCATATATGTAATTTGTATTCATTGTACTTAGCCCATATAGGTTATTGCTCCCCTTTAGTTATCCAAGATCTTCCATTTGGCTTAATTTTTGGATCTGGTTTAAAATAACTGAATTGCAGCacacagattagattagattagagatacagcactgaaacaggcccttcggcccaccgagtctgtgccgcacatcaaccacccatttatactaaccctacgctaatcccatattcctaccaaacatccccacctgtcccaataattccctaccacctacctacactagtgacaatttataatggccaatttacctatcaacctgcaagtcttttggcttgtgggaggaaaccagattaATTTGTTTCACAA
This sequence is a window from Heterodontus francisci isolate sHetFra1 chromosome 17, sHetFra1.hap1, whole genome shotgun sequence. Protein-coding genes within it:
- the cenpn gene encoding centromere protein N isoform X1, giving the protein MDGTEYLIKVLSKFRTVDFPKLLKSWDFLSERQLQGVNFKENTQKDLILQLATLCEDSGVTLKQVADLDIIYNCAHPQKKRWSAYQMFRSEGDEETKLFDFGDFRKIFERNLKILIRNIMVNVLEHGEAVWIRIAWGKHHSPPNQQRASYAVYYPQTPYVFMSNLAAQYRVYVSQALVVATEHNMLKEMDLRGHCLDSLRDIALKRFNPALSAHHRKPLQQLSTSQESVQDQRITIENLREKEDTKRLTSAAFGEGSLPKLEEVHYRLQTVFKDEHNVGILSDRRKPFRCVAKFSSPNILESLRALPALGIADVPISTMFSSIPEKGKNYFKITDKRTFGPNTPAT
- the cenpn gene encoding centromere protein N isoform X2 yields the protein MRSHFRGSEESATLLLSLESHRLDQDSGVTLKQVADLDIIYNCAHPQKKRWSAYQMFRSEGDEETKLFDFGDFRKIFERNLKILIRNIMVNVLEHGEAVWIRIAWGKHHSPPNQQRASYAVYYPQTPYVFMSNLAAQYRVYVSQALVVATEHNMLKEMDLRGHCLDSLRDIALKRFNPALSAHHRKPLQQLSTSQESVQDQRITIENLREKEDTKRLTSAAFGEGSLPKLEEVHYRLQTVFKDEHNVGILSDRRKPFRCVAKFSSPNILESLRALPALGIADVPISTMFSSIPEKGKNYFKITDKRTFGPNTPAT
- the cenpn gene encoding centromere protein N isoform X3 — its product is MDGTEYLIKDSGVTLKQVADLDIIYNCAHPQKKRWSAYQMFRSEGDEETKLFDFGDFRKIFERNLKILIRNIMVNVLEHGEAVWIRIAWGKHHSPPNQQRASYAVYYPQTPYVFMSNLAAQYRVYVSQALVVATEHNMLKEMDLRGHCLDSLRDIALKRFNPALSAHHRKPLQQLSTSQESVQDQRITIENLREKEDTKRLTSAAFGEGSLPKLEEVHYRLQTVFKDEHNVGILSDRRKPFRCVAKFSSPNILESLRALPALGIADVPISTMFSSIPEKGKNYFKITDKRTFGPNTPAT